TTGCAACCTCTTCCCTTCTCTTTTTAATCGTTCCCGTAATTTCACTCTCTACTGCCTTTTTCTCGCTGTCTATTGCCTTTTCCAGGCGAATCTTTTCATCACTTAATTGCTCTTTTCTTTGCTCCAGTTCCAATTCATGAAGCATTTTTTCTTTTGCCGCACACAAAAAGGCCTCGACATCCATAGCTTCATCTCCCTTCCTAGATTCCTTCTTCACCGACCAAGGCTTTTGTCAATCTCACACAGTGTTCAATCGCCTGTGCCTCAAAAGTCGGATAATCCACTGTTGCAGAACCATCGGCCTTGTCAGAAATCGCACGCAAAATTAGACAAGGTATGTGATTGACATAGGCCACCTGAGCAATAGAAGCTCCCTCCATTTCAGTACAATATCCAGCAAAGTTTTCCACAATGCCATCCTTTACTCCCTGGTCAGAAATAAATTGGTCTCCACTAACTACTCTTCCCTCAAAAACCTGAATCTCTGGATTAACTTTTTTGCAAAGAGCAACTGCTCTCTCTCTCCACACCTTATCTGTTGGAAAAGCCAAAACATCCATTCTTGGAATTTGTCCAAGTGCATAACCAAAATTCGTTGCATCCACATCATGTTGCACAGCATCTGTAGAAACAACAATATCGCCAATATTGATTTCACTCTTTAGAGAGCCTGCAATTCCTGTATTGATTACTCCCTCAATGCCAAAGCAATCAACTAAAATCTGTGTACATATGGCTGCATTGACCTTGCCAATGCCAGAGTGCACAACGACAACCTCCCTTTTTCCCAATGTTCCACAAAAAAATTCCATTCCTGCTTTTTTTACAACTTTTACATTCTGTATCATTTCCCTGAGTTTTTTTACTTCCTCATCCATTGCACCGATAATTCCAATCATCTACCTACTCCTTTTTCTATCTAATCTGTGGTATATTATAGCAAAAAGTAGCTAATAATCACAGTGAAAAAATGAAAGGATACTTGGCATGAAAAAAATTGTACTCACTGGTGGGGGCACTGCAGGACATGTCACACCAAATATTGCACTTATGCCTAAGCTCAAGGAGCTTGGCTATGACATTCTCTATATTGGTTCCTATGAGGGAATGGAAAAAAAATTAATTGAAAAAGAAGATATTCCTTACCGTGGGATTTCCACTGGAAAGTTGAGAAGATACTTTGATATAAAAAATTTTACTGATCCATTTCGCATCATCAAGGGATATTTTGAGGCAAAAAAAATTCTAAAGACCTACCGACCAGATATTGTCTTTTCAAAAGGTGGATTTGTCAGTGTGCCTGTAGTCCGTGCTGCACATTCTCTCAAAATTCCTGTGATCATTCATGAATCTGATATGACTCCAGGACTTGCCAACAAGCTCTGCTTTTCGAGTGCCACAAAAGTTTGTTGCAATTTTCCTGAAACAAAAAAATATCTTCCTCCAACAAAAGCTGTAGTCACTGGCTCTCCAATCCGAGCCGAGCTATTTTGTGGTGACGCCGAATTGGCTAGACAGATGAATGGCTTTGACCACACTCTTCCTGTGTTGATGATTGTTGGTGGAAGTTTGGGCTCAGCTGCCATCAATGAGGCCATCCGACAAAACTTAAATGCCCTCCTTCGCTCATTTCATGTCCTTCACCTGTGTGGAAAAGGAAATCTTGACCAAAGCCTCCTTGGAAAAAAGGGATATATGCAATATGAGTATGTCAGTGAACATATGAAAGATTTTTTTGCCCTTGCAGATGTCATTGTCAGCCGTGCAGGAGCCAATGCCATTTGTGAAATCTTAGCCCTAAAAAAGCCAAATGTCCTCATTCCACTCGCCACTGGTCGAGGCGATCAGCTACTCAATGCTGTCTCCTATCAAAAGCAGGGCTTTTCCCTTGTTCTCGAGGAAAAAGATTTGCACAAAACCTCACTTTTAAGTTCCATACTCGAAGTCTATGAGCACCGCACAGAGTATATTGAAAGGATGAATTCTTCCAATCAATCCAATGGAACCGATGCTGTCATTTCTCTCATTGAGGAAATCACTCACTAAAGAGAATTACAAAAAGAGGACTGCGGTAGACTACCGAGTCCTCTCAAATCCATATCCATTTCGCTATTGCGACCAACTCTCATATCTCTCATACTTTGGACGAAAGAGAATCATTGTCAATAAGAATCCTATTGCTGCACCTGATACATGAGCCACATTGTCAACACCTGTAGCTGAAAAACCAAACCACAGCATAGCCACAATCATAAGGGCCAGTTGTCTTGTCGTCAATTCTTCCAATCTTCCCCGATTTTTAATTGATGCTGCCAAGACACCTCCAGCAAGACCAAACACTGCTCCGCTGGCTCCCGCACTCACCACGGCCTGTGCATCCTTCATGTGGACAAGCATAGAAATCACATTGGCACCAATTCCTGCCACAAAGTACACAAATCCATACTTCCATTTTCCAATGGTCTTTTCTAAATGACTGCCAAGTAGATATAAAATAAGCATATTGTTGGCAATATGTTCAATGCCAAAATGCATAAACATAGATGTCACCAACCGCCAATACTCTCCCTTTTCCAAAATATAGGGCGTGTAAGCTGCTCCATAACGTAACATAAAGTCTGTGCTCTGTGAATTTCCAATTGCCTCAAGAAACAAAAAATAGAAAATATTGACTGCAAGAAGAATATAGGTTATGACCGGCTTTTCTTTTTTGAGCATCACCTATAGCTCCCCTCGAATCTTGTTCGCAATCTGTGCTAATTCTTCCTTATTTGATTCCTTAGATTCCCAATCTAGCACCTTCTCCTTTCGATATCTCGGAATAATATGGGTGTGACAATGAAAAATCGTCTGTCCTGCACTCTCGCCAGTATTCAATACAATATTAAATCCTGTTGCCTGCAATCCCCTCTCTGCGGCCTCTCCCATCTTTACACCCAGAGCCAAAATTTTTTGTGCAAGCTTTGGATCTAACTTTGAAATGTCAGCATAGTGCTCCTTTGGCAAAATTAGCATATGTCCCTGCTCCACTGGTCCTAAATCCAAAATAACACGAAAGTCACTATCTTCATACACTGTCTCTGATGGAATCTCACCTGCTGCAATTTTGCAAAAAATACAATCCTTATCTACCATATCTTCCTCCCATTTGCTAAATATATGCTAAAAGTATAGCACCTAGCAAATAGTTTGAATAGCACCAATTACAGAGTAAAAAGAAACTTTTTTCCTGCAATTTCCACCTCATCCCCTCTTTCTAATACAACTTTTTGCTCTGGCTCCATCCTTTTTCCTTTCACATAAGTTCCATTGAGAGAATGTAAATCCACAATATAGTAGTGTCCATCTTCTTCTCGGTCAACTTTGGCATGTAATCGAGAAACACCGTCAACATCTAAGATATAGTCACAGACTCGATCCTGTTTTCCAATAGTAAATGGCGTATAAGATACAAAAATATCCTCTTCACTTCCATCCATCCTCTTTAAAATTGCTCCTTCTCTTGGCAAGTCAGACAAAAGTGTAGTGTGCTCATAGCCTTCCTCTTCTTTTCTCTCCCCTGCTTTTTCAAAGACTTCCTCCCACTCTTTGGATTCTTGAATCTGTTCCTTTGGCACTGTCTTTTGTTTTTTCTTAAACAAATCAGACATCTTAAATTTCTTTGCACTCGGCTTGTCCTGCTCCTTCTCCTGCTCCTTTGGCAAATCTTCCTTTGGCTTTACCATTTCTTTTGGCATTTCCCTCTGATTCTTTGGCATTTCCTTTTTTTGTCTCTGCAATAGTTCAAGTAGATCACCCATGACATAGCCTTCCTTTAAACTTTCCTGATATAAGCTATAGCCTAACACCACAGCTTCCTTGTCATTATGATCAATTCGCCCAAGAATTTGAGACAAAAGCTTAGAAATCTCTCGATCGATCTCCCCCTGATAGTCTGGCATATAACAAAATTCTAATTCCAGCCCGTCCTTTCCTGTATAGATATGCTCTACATCTACAATCAAATCCTTCTCATCGAGCAAATATTTTTGCAATACATAGAATGCATCATCTAAGTCCATTAAAATTTTTTTGACATCTTCTTGCACCAAAGCCCGATTCTCCATATATTGGATCAATGAAATCCGATCTGTGATATCAAAACAAAGACTTCTTTGTTCCACCTTTACTACAGGCAAAATTTTGGGAATGCGATTTTCCTCCAACATTCGACATTCAAAGTACTTTTTACTATTCCAATCGCTTTTTGGTTGTATGCACACCTGTTTCATTTGCATTTTTCTCTCGCAACTGATTTTTAGCTCCATCCGCAATCACCTCCACAAATGTCAATGCACGCATAAAATTTTCTGGATTATACTTTTTTTGTTCAATATAAACTTGATGTTCTCGCCCATTTCCATTGACTTTCACCTTAAATAGGCCATTGTCAATTCCTAGAGATGTTTCTGACAACTGGTCCACCATCCCAAAGTACTGACTTGCTCTTGCCTGAATACTTTCTCGATTGACACCCTTTTTCTCATAAATTTCTTCCAAATGTGACCCTTCCTCTGCTGCCTGATGTACCACATATTCTGCAATAATCTGGCTTCTCTCTCTGTGTGCAAATAAAATTGCTGAGGCAAGACCAAATAAAATTACGGCCATCACATAAGAAGATTCAATCGTAAAGCTTGCCTTTAATCTCATATTCCACCTCTATCTCTGTGTCAATAAATAAATTCCTGCTGGAAGAACAAAGGGCAACATTGCAATGCTTTGCTTTCGCACATTTTTCCCAAGAAACATCGCCCTTACAATCAATAGTAATGATACAAAACCCATGAATAGCATCGTGCAAAAGAAAATTTCTAATTGAAGTCGAATGCCCATAGCAATACCTAAAATCATAAAAAAGTGGGCATCACCAAGTCCAATCGACTGTGCACTCAAAAAAGAAATGACAAAGATCAATCCAGCAAATCCCATTCCAAGCAAAATTTCATCATAGTCAATAGCTTCCTTTTTTGTCAGCAAATAAATATATCCTGCGCCCTCAAGTCCATAGCCTACCAAAAATATACGCAGATCAATGCTCTTTTTTTGCAAGTCCTGAATACTGCAAATCAACATAAAAAGTAGAATGATTCCCCTTGCCACTTCAAAATCTACAATTTTCAATGTACACCTCCACAATAGGAACACACACCCAAGTATTCTACCTCTGATTTTTTTACCTTTCGAACATACGCTGTAATAGCTGAACAACTTAAACTAGAATGATAAGTTGTTCCTGACGGCATAATATAGACTGTACTACTTCCCAATGCCGCCCCACAGCGTGCACAGGCATGATATTTTCCTCCACTCTTATTTCTTAAATTGCCCACTTCAAATATACTCACTGCCCTAGCATCATTCGCTAGATAGTGACAATTTGGACTTAGATGATAGCGTGTACTTGTCCGTCCCACATAGACCATCTCTTCATTTTCTTCTTTCTTTGCTCCTTCGATTGGAAGCTCCATTCCATCTTTTCCAACCCAAGCTCTCCTTGAGCTCACAACAAATTGGTTGACACTCGTTTTTCCAAATACGGAAAAAGGCAGATGATATTGATAATCTAAGCGAATCACAATCATATTATTTTCTCTCATACAGGAAGTTTTTAGTCCATGAATTCCCTCAATATGACGATCCTGTGCAGCATCCCTTGCCCGCATGGCACTAAATTCTCCCAAAGCTGCCCCCTCAAGATAAGGAAGATACTCTCCCATCTTTTTTAGCACTTCCATTTCCTGTGAATCCAAGTTAAAAATTCCATCCAATGAACTGCTTGCCAATGGCAACAGGGTATACTTTGCATAGGCATACTGACAACAATCCTTACAAACTGATTCAACCACAGCCTGCATCCTTCTCTGTGCACGCATAATACGCAGAGGGATCAACAAAATAATCATCAAAAAGAGAAACATTGGAAAAACAAAGGCAGCTTCCACGGTCACAGAAGCCTTCTGATACGCTCTCTTACCGCAGCCTTTTTGATCACTTGCCTGGAGAGCTGATGTCACATAGGATTGCTGATGAAATAATTTTTTAAAATAAGAGAGCATATCAGACTCCTCCTTTCCATCAATAGGCTTTCACCCCATCAACATGTAGACCATACTCTGGAGAAAGTCCAGAAAAGCTTCCTCTGGCAATCCCCAAATTTGAAAATACTCTCTTTGACTTAGCACGCACTGTGACCTTTGTTCCATAGAGCATATTTTTCATAGCAAAGCTACTATCTGTTGCCGCAATGTGACTTTGTATCAAATCCATCATTCGATAGTCCTTCTTCTCTCCATCTTGAACAAATAAAATGAGCTTAATATAGCCTTCATAGTTAAGTCCCAAAATATTTTCTTTTTTCTCTGCCTTTACTCCTTCTTTCTCCATACTAAAAAGAGCATTCAATTCCACCTTCCACTCAGAAGCATTCTTATATAGACTCACCTCTTCGCCCTTAAGCAAATCCTGTAAATCTGTAATAGATTCTGCAAGAGCCCAAACTCCAATAATTAATGCACTGATCACACCAACTAGAGCAGGTATACAAAACATTCCTGCGATGGCCATTGCCAACTCATGCACTTGACTCATTTTTTGTTGATCCATCAAAATATGCACATAATTTAGCCCCTCTCGAATGGCCAAGATCTTAATTAAAGTCAATTCCAGATTTTTTGCATCACTATTTCTTCCATTGACAATATATTCCAGTTCATATGAACAATCATCATCGATATGATCCGTAAAGTCAGGGAAAAAATCTGTGGCATACTCATCAATTAATAAGGTGTCAATAAAACTAGGCTCTGGCTGAGTGCGAGCTGTCCTAGCCACATTGCTTGGCCAACTTTGCGTACTCCAGCTGGCTTGACTGACTGTGCGATCGATTGGGATTACTAAGCTCAAGACATCTCCTCTGAGTAAATTTAATAACCTTTCCAATTGATCTGCTCGATCTTCCTGCTCCACACCAAGTTTACTTCCAAGTTCAGGAATATTTAAATTTGCAATTCCCTCTGCAAGTTCTTCATAGTCCTCTGAATAATCGTGTTCTTCCTCTTCATCCTCCTCTTCTTCTTGAGCCTCAATCCAACTTGCCTTCTCAATCAATTCTTTCACACTTTCTTCCAGTGCCAAATCTTCATCGATGGCTGTTTGTACCAGTACCTGTCTTTGTCTGCTCTCTTCATCATAACTGTCATAGGAACTCA
This region of Lachnospiraceae bacterium oral taxon 096 genomic DNA includes:
- a CDS encoding undecaprenyldiphospho-muramoylpentapeptide beta-N-acetylglucosaminyltransferase, which gives rise to MKKIVLTGGGTAGHVTPNIALMPKLKELGYDILYIGSYEGMEKKLIEKEDIPYRGISTGKLRRYFDIKNFTDPFRIIKGYFEAKKILKTYRPDIVFSKGGFVSVPVVRAAHSLKIPVIIHESDMTPGLANKLCFSSATKVCCNFPETKKYLPPTKAVVTGSPIRAELFCGDAELARQMNGFDHTLPVLMIVGGSLGSAAINEAIRQNLNALLRSFHVLHLCGKGNLDQSLLGKKGYMQYEYVSEHMKDFFALADVIVSRAGANAICEILALKKPNVLIPLATGRGDQLLNAVSYQKQGFSLVLEEKDLHKTSLLSSILEVYEHRTEYIERMNSSNQSNGTDAVISLIEEITH
- a CDS encoding HIT family protein, yielding MVDKDCIFCKIAAGEIPSETVYEDSDFRVILDLGPVEQGHMLILPKEHYADISKLDPKLAQKILALGVKMGEAAERGLQATGFNIVLNTGESAGQTIFHCHTHIIPRYRKEKVLDWESKESNKEELAQIANKIRGEL
- a CDS encoding 5'-methylthioadenosine/adenosylhomocysteine nucleosidase; its protein translation is MIGIIGAMDEEVKKLREMIQNVKVVKKAGMEFFCGTLGKREVVVVHSGIGKVNAAICTQILVDCFGIEGVINTGIAGSLKSEINIGDIVVSTDAVQHDVDATNFGYALGQIPRMDVLAFPTDKVWRERAVALCKKVNPEIQVFEGRVVSGDQFISDQGVKDGIVENFAGYCTEMEGASIAQVAYVNHIPCLILRAISDKADGSATVDYPTFEAQAIEHCVRLTKALVGEEGI
- a CDS encoding prepilin peptidase, translated to MKIVDFEVARGIILLFMLICSIQDLQKKSIDLRIFLVGYGLEGAGYIYLLTKKEAIDYDEILLGMGFAGLIFVISFLSAQSIGLGDAHFFMILGIAMGIRLQLEIFFCTMLFMGFVSLLLIVRAMFLGKNVRKQSIAMLPFVLPAGIYLLTQR
- a CDS encoding pilus assembly protein — protein: MLSYFKKLFHQQSYVTSALQASDQKGCGKRAYQKASVTVEAAFVFPMFLFLMIILLIPLRIMRAQRRMQAVVESVCKDCCQYAYAKYTLLPLASSSLDGIFNLDSQEMEVLKKMGEYLPYLEGAALGEFSAMRARDAAQDRHIEGIHGLKTSCMRENNMIVIRLDYQYHLPFSVFGKTSVNQFVVSSRRAWVGKDGMELPIEGAKKEENEEMVYVGRTSTRYHLSPNCHYLANDARAVSIFEVGNLRNKSGGKYHACARCGAALGSSTVYIMPSGTTYHSSLSCSAITAYVRKVKKSEVEYLGVCSYCGGVH
- a CDS encoding rhomboid family intramembrane serine protease; amino-acid sequence: MLKKEKPVITYILLAVNIFYFLFLEAIGNSQSTDFMLRYGAAYTPYILEKGEYWRLVTSMFMHFGIEHIANNMLILYLLGSHLEKTIGKWKYGFVYFVAGIGANVISMLVHMKDAQAVVSAGASGAVFGLAGGVLAASIKNRGRLEELTTRQLALMIVAMLWFGFSATGVDNVAHVSGAAIGFLLTMILFRPKYERYESWSQ
- a CDS encoding FHA domain-containing protein, translating into MELKISCERKMQMKQVCIQPKSDWNSKKYFECRMLEENRIPKILPVVKVEQRSLCFDITDRISLIQYMENRALVQEDVKKILMDLDDAFYVLQKYLLDEKDLIVDVEHIYTGKDGLELEFCYMPDYQGEIDREISKLLSQILGRIDHNDKEAVVLGYSLYQESLKEGYVMGDLLELLQRQKKEMPKNQREMPKEMVKPKEDLPKEQEKEQDKPSAKKFKMSDLFKKKQKTVPKEQIQESKEWEEVFEKAGERKEEEGYEHTTLLSDLPREGAILKRMDGSEEDIFVSYTPFTIGKQDRVCDYILDVDGVSRLHAKVDREEDGHYYIVDLHSLNGTYVKGKRMEPEQKVVLERGDEVEIAGKKFLFTL